One segment of Fusarium oxysporum f. sp. lycopersici 4287 chromosome 15, whole genome shotgun sequence DNA contains the following:
- a CDS encoding hypothetical protein (At least one base has a quality score < 10): MKVSSGVHACLLGVLTQHVAQSWALLGEAKAMVEDSMEWMDKFYDPKISQLYDLESKAAMNHETLASTWYAVGLLARNGDGDASRAEDVIRYVIKDQHDNPKDLWYGDYTREPEEPTVGTPWYPARMYGSWDPNWRGFVGLSFITIYEEFGDLLSDDLKGLILESLRNCSIGGSYREGGVNGDNLYPSYSNTAIMRAIETSWTGRQIGDDNMTQAGEDYAKKIIDLFDLHDTLSEFNSATYTGISLFGLTLWCKYGHGDSILSQRGPDLLRGVWNYTSQLWNPGMRNLAGPWDRSYTFDMTKSLGILSHFLAPIIGRKEAGVWQYPEVMSHARDWAWAPLIAVHSEFHNSLLSEDLKESLKIFDGERTYKGKAYYPPYDLDTRNITTWLSESLMIGAQSYRTQSANGPSNNKAQFHPAVAHWAYGDDSIGWLSLRPTEAHVLMQVSPKKLKVTYPEGTSSSVFTFVASPSLAKRDVQSWADIQGISISVSGNANPVPKVTFAGRYGGLGSPIYDYNYWSLVHTMPPGFEGAPEIIIEFE, encoded by the exons ATGAAGGTCTCTAGTGGGGTGCATGCTTGCCTCCTTGGCGTTCTTACCCAGCATGTTGCGCAATCATGGGCGCTACTAGGAGAGGCGAAAGCAATGGTTGAAGACTCTATGGAGTGGATGGACAAGTTCTACGACCCGAAGATCTCACAGCTATATGACCTCGAATCTAAGGCGGCAATGAACCACGAGACACTAGCCTCTACATGGTATGCGGTCGGACTTCTTGCACGGAACGGCGACGGTGACGCCTCAAGGGCTGAGGATGTCATAAGATACGTCATCAAGGACCAGCATGACAACCCCAAAGACTTGTGGTATGGCGACTATACGCGAGAGCCGGAGGAGCCAACTGTTGGAACACCATGGTACCCTGCCCGCATGTACGGATCGTGGGACCCGAACTGGCGAGGCTTCGTCGGTCTCAGCTTCATCACGATATACGAAGAGTTCGGTGACCTGTTGTCTGACGATTTGAAGGGGCTTATACTGGAAAGTCTACGTAACTGCAGCATTGGCGGCTCATACCGCGAGGGTGGTGTGAACGGAGATAACCTCTATCCATCTTACAGTAACACTGCAATCATGCGTGCAATCGAGACAAGCTGGACCGGTCGCCAAATAGGCGATGACAATATGACACAGGCTGGAGAGGATTATGCGAAGAAGATTATTGACCTCTTTGACTTGCATGATACGCTTTCTGAATTCAACTCAGCGACTTACACCGGCATTTCACTCTTTGGTCTTACACTATGGTGTAAGTATGGCCATGGGGATAgtattctctcccaaagaGGTCCAGATCTCCTGCGCGGTGTCTGGAATTACACATCGCAACTGTGGAATCCGGGGATGCGGAACCTCGCTGGTCCATGGGACCGTTCATACACGTTCGACATGACCAAGTCTCTCGGCATCCTATCCCACTTTCTCGCACCCATTATCGGTAGAAAAGAGGCGGGTGTATGGCAGTACCCGGAAGTCATGAGCCATGCCCGTGACTGGGCTTGGGCGCCACTCATTGCCGTCCACTCGGAATTCCACAACTCATTGCTTTCGGAGGATCTTAAGGAGTCACTGAAGATATTTGATGGAGAGAGGACATACAAAGGGAAGGCCTACTATCCGCCCTACGACCTTGATACCCGTAATATCACGACGTGGCTCAGCGAGTCGCTGATGATCGGAGCTCAGTCGTATCGGACGCAGAGCGCAAACGGACCGTCGAATAACAAGGCCCAGTTCCATCCCGCTGTTGCACATTGGGCTTATGGAGATGATAGCATCGGATGGCTCAGC CTCCGTCCTACTGAGGCCCACGTCCTGATGCAAGTCTCGCCAAAGAAGCTGAAAGTGACTTATCCTGAGGGGACCAGCAGTTCTGTATTCACTTTTGTGGCCTCTCCCTCACTTGCGAAGAGGGATGTCCAGTCGTGGGCTGACATTCAAGGCATCTCGATATCTGTCTCTGGAAATGCAAATCCCGTGCCGAAGGTCACATTCGCTGGCCGATATGGTGGTTTAGGAAGTCCAATTTACGACTACAATTATTGGAGTTTGGTTCATACGATGCCTCCTGGATTTGAGGGCGCCCCTGAGATTATCATTGAGTTCGAATGA
- a CDS encoding hypothetical protein (At least one base has a quality score < 10): MNSLRKSVLITGCSAGGIGGALADAFHAKGYHVFATARNPSKLPPSLSSAANVTVLKLDVLSTESIAAAVESVKSQTGGGLDVLVNNSGGGYTLPALDVSIEESKKLFELNFWAPLTMLQAFAPLLIKTKGCIVNNSSVNAIAPMPLMSIYNSSKAALFSASETWRHELQPPGIRTITLLISAYFEIRDFIHGLVDGRMQENGISAKQYATKVVGEVEKGTGGVVWAGKDASILRLLSWLLPQSVFDMVVQSVIPIAREMAKATRRKLA, from the exons ATGAATTCTCTACGAAAGTCTGTCCTAATCACCGGCTGCTCTGCTGGTGGTATTGGCGGAGCATTGGCCGATGCGTTTCACGCCAAAGGTTACCACGTCTTCGCAACTGCACGTAACCCATCAAAATTGCCGCCGAGTCTCTCCAGTGCGGCAAATGTCACGGTTCTGAAGCTAGACGTGTTATCCACGGAGTCGATCGCCGCTGCTGTTGAAAGCGTCAAGAGCCAAACCGGTGGTGGGCTCGATGTTCTCGTCAACAATAGTGGCGGGGGCTACACTTTACCGGCTTTGGATGTTTCGATTGAggagagcaagaagctgTTCGAACTAAACTTCTGGGCTCCATTGACTATGCTTCAAGCCTTTGCCCCTCTTCTGATCAAGACCAAAGGATGCATTGTGAACAATTCCTCTGTTAACGCAATCGCCCCTATGCCGCTCATGA GCATTTACAACAGCTCCAAGGCTGCTCTTTTCTCGGCCAGTGAGACATGGCGTCACGAACTTCAACCTCCCGGAATTCGTACTATTACCCTGCTTATCTCCGCG TACTTTGAGATTAGGGACTTCATTCAtggccttgttgatggcCGCATGCAAGAGAATGGAATAAGTGCGAAGCAGTATGCGACTAAAGTAGTCGGTGAGGTCGAAAAAGGCACAGGCGGAGTGGTCTGGGCCGGCAAAGACGCTTCAATCCTCCGTCTACTGTCGTGGCTGTTACCACAGTCCGTTTTT GATATGGTAGTGCAGAGCGTCATTCCGATTGCTCGTGAGATGGCTAAAGCTACACGACGGAAACTAGCCTAA
- a CDS encoding hypothetical protein (At least one base has a quality score < 10), producing MINNRDVEFQNVTLQQIKKPRNLVCCWVPSVFFPSVGQVISVFHHDIVSALLPPVKLEWSPVRLAFERHTPDNNNIGCDDAFGAIDHLIECDMYEPKLTIVRLAQNVRIHFVFQADQVPQEAFFPAKVLQVKSRTNSTKPRSSVGKLAVPRVDTPCFSNPNISIPELARGKR from the exons ATGATCAACAATCGAGATGTAGAGTTCCAGAATGTCACTCTCCagcagatcaagaagccTAGAAACCTTGTGTGCTGCTGGGTCCCCTCCGTATTCTTTCCAAGCGTCGGTCAAGTCATCTCCGTGTTCCATCATGATATCGTAAGCGCCTTGTTGCCTCCTGTCAAGCTTGAATGGTCGCCGGTCCGCCTCGCCTTCGAAAGACATACACCGGACAAT AATAATATCGGATGTGATGACGCCTTTGGCGCGATTGACCATCTGATCGAATGCGATATGTATGAACCCAAGTTGACCATCGTCCGCCTCGCCCAGAACGTTCGGATTCACTTCGTATTCCAGGCCGATCAAGTCCCTCAAGAAGCCTTTTTTCCCGCTAAAGTCCTTCAAGTGAAGAGCAGAACCAATTCGACGAAGCCACGCTCTAGCGTAGGAAAGCTGGCTGTTCCTCGCGTCGATACGCCTTGCTTCTCGAATCCGAATATCTCTATCCCAGAGTTGGCACGCGGAAAGCGCTGA